The DNA segment agaaaaatttagcaacatctaaaatatcaaattaattttattaaacctaacatcaaatgtgtttgtttttttattgaaaacactattatatttttctataaacttgataaaaTGAAAGAAGTTTCGTtagaaaaaagccaaacgacttataatataaaatagaggaagtaaaaaaaaaataagggagACGAAGATACAACAATTCATCAATTCAAAACACGaagatcgattgttgaacagaTATATGCGTAGGCAAGAAACTGCAATCCAATCGTCCAGCATTCACGATTGTATGTATTCCACAAAGAAATGCCAACGTAATCAGATAACTGTGAGTGAGTTCAGTGATTTTCTTGAACGGAATAATACCAGTTTTTAACTTTTGATAAGAGCGTTGAGCCACAAAGCTGAAAACCATTTGCTGGAATGCTGGATACTGCTttcatcccataatatagcaatatatataatatcagATAAGACATTATAAAACTATGAATATacaaattaaattagtttcattaaatataatatcaaaaatattttaattatatgtttgctttgtgttgaaaatattattatagttCTCTataaaatcaaaatgacttataatatgaaacgtccctccgttttttaattataagtcgttttgatttctTAAGTCAAACTTACTagaagtttgatcaaatttatagaaaaaaatagcaatatttatagcaccaaattagtttaactaaatctagcattaaatatatattaatagttttttatgttgaaaatattagaGAAAATGCATGTGCGTTCTAATGTGTTGAAGCAATTTTAATCTCACATATTATTTGATTGATGAAAATAGGAGTCCTCCTAATGCAAAACCtatacgcatgcatgcatgtattgaTAACAGCTGATAGACAGATATACTGTAGTAATGTCTAGCTAAACAATTTCATTTTCAGAAGATAGATAGGATTCACAAACCGCATGAACTAGACGTACGGGCTCCGACTTAGAGTCCAAATAGGATTTAGTTTGGCtacatctttatttttttttctctttcataATCGGAAACCTGACTCTAATATCATACCTTCTATTCATCTTCACACATAGATAGTTTTTCTATCTAAAACGGATAAACTTGTGTGCAGATCGCCGGCCATGGCTACCGTCTTCCCCTACCGTTGGACTAAAACCAAGCATCTCACCGAGCGCCCACCCACCCACGGCCACCCTCCCGACGCTCACCCATGGATCATCCTCGACGTCCGCGCCTACATCGCCGACCGCCagaacgccaccaccgccaccatcgaTCTCACCAGCGGCCGCAAGCTCCAGATCACCatctgcgccgcgccgccgccgctcgtttCCTACATCTGCGCCTGGTCCCCCACCGCCGACCCCGCCATCGTCTTCGCCAAGGAACCCGTCGTCGCCTGCGTCAACGCCGACCTCGTCTTCCTCCGAGTCCACAGCGATCAAGTCTACCACCTGGTCTaccacgccggcggccgccgcccttcGCTCTCGCTTGTCCGGCACCCCGACCGCCCCTTCCATCGCTGTCATTACCTTAGTGAGCTCGGCAGCATTGccatcctctcccgccgccgtgccggtgccggtgatgaccacgacgacgactccACCGGCTTCTATGTCTGCAGTCTTGATCAGGAGCTATGGTATGGGTTACCTGGACAACGTGGCCACTTCAAGCTCTGCCTCTACGACTCCATCGATGGCGAATGGAGCCAGGAGACCCTTCGTCTCGACCAGCTGCGCAATCCGCAGGACAAAGACACCGTTTTCCATTACACGGAGAAGGTGATTACTCTGCACGATGAACAGGTAGTGGCCTTCGTTGATCTGTGGCGAGGCATGGTCATCTGCAATGTCAACGATGGCACCAAACACGAGGGAAGCAGCTATGTGCCGCTGCCGCAGGATATCATCAATCTCGACATGATCAACAACGGATTGATTTACCGGGACATCGCCGTCGT comes from the Oryza glaberrima chromosome 9, OglaRS2, whole genome shotgun sequence genome and includes:
- the LOC127783843 gene encoding uncharacterized protein LOC127783843, translated to MATVFPYRWTKTKHLTERPPTHGHPPDAHPWIILDVRAYIADRQNATTATIDLTSGRKLQITICAAPPPLVSYICAWSPTADPAIVFAKEPVVACVNADLVFLRVHSDQVYHLVYHAGGRRPSLSLVRHPDRPFHRCHYLSELGSIAILSRRRAGAGDDHDDDSTGFYVCSLDQELWYGLPGQRGHFKLCLYDSIDGEWSQETLRLDQLRNPQDKDTVFHYTEKVITLHDEQVVAFVDLWRGMVICNVNDGTKHEGSSYVPLPQDIINLDMINNGLIYRDIAVVNGRLTVVRLRSWLDSGCLSWDLTTWSKKAVTACLDEEWREDFVIDSDDILVDEATCNNVELLPKLNDLPAMDKLRIARPMLSLMDSHVVYIMGKVNLSGEKTVVLTVDMANKRLQGVSLRDAERIVYDDNGCSYKQSTISQYFTTSAGD